In Candidatus Promineifilum breve, one genomic interval encodes:
- a CDS encoding type II toxin-antitoxin system Phd/YefM family antitoxin has translation MKERQIGTTELRQRLTDVIQAVKEEKVAYVVETFGRPQVVVIDVDEYRRLQGQQPVRADMAARARAAFGMWRDRPDIDDNWLERNRRQWYSEWAVGEAGDE, from the coding sequence ATGAAAGAGCGACAGATCGGCACGACGGAACTGCGACAACGGTTGACGGACGTGATCCAGGCCGTGAAAGAAGAGAAGGTGGCCTACGTGGTGGAGACGTTTGGTCGGCCGCAGGTGGTCGTCATCGATGTGGACGAATACCGCCGATTGCAGGGACAACAGCCGGTTCGCGCGGATATGGCGGCGCGCGCCCGGGCCGCGTTCGGCATGTGGCGCGACCGACCGGACATCGATGATAACTGGCTGGAACGCAACCGGCGGCAGTGGTATAGTGAGTGGGCGGTGGGCGAGGCCGGCGATGAATGA
- a CDS encoding transposase, translating into MNILALLQPLRPIVSQTTMRQMSVLMGAMLAMTGRVTMLGMARWTDKGGSYRSVQRFFQTTIPWTQVMWAFFRDHLHQAGDEYLLVGDECVVSKSGKETHGLGRFYAPLWGRPVSSVALFALSLVNPRERRSYPVMSEQVPSQEGVNREVKPRTRRKKAAAQSSAGRPGRPPGRRNSIKTEVTLTPELTRIQTMVKQFLAVVDQRLKLTYLVLDGHFGNNNALQMVRQCGLHLVSKLRHDAALYFPYQGDNKRCKYGAKVAYDNLPASCWQQTIIDDGVHTDIYQATLRHKAFAQPLNVVILLKTRPTTGAQARVLLFTSDLALNWSQVLEYYQLRFQIEFNFRDAKQYWGLEDFMNVKKTPVTNAINLSFLMVNVSQVLLQDLRREDPAVNVLDLKAHYRGHKYVAEVLKLLPQKPDPVFTEAIFDRISRLGRIHPPQPALCPS; encoded by the coding sequence ATGAATATTCTAGCACTATTACAACCATTGCGTCCTATTGTTAGCCAAACGACCATGCGGCAGATGAGCGTACTCATGGGGGCGATGTTAGCCATGACTGGACGAGTAACGATGTTGGGCATGGCGCGCTGGACGGATAAAGGGGGCAGCTATCGGAGCGTACAACGTTTTTTCCAGACCACCATTCCCTGGACACAAGTCATGTGGGCCTTCTTCCGTGACCATCTGCACCAGGCCGGGGACGAGTACCTGTTAGTGGGGGATGAATGTGTCGTCAGCAAATCGGGCAAGGAGACGCACGGCTTGGGACGCTTCTATGCGCCGTTATGGGGCCGGCCAGTGTCCAGCGTGGCCCTGTTTGCCTTGTCGTTGGTCAACCCGCGGGAACGGCGGTCGTATCCGGTGATGAGCGAACAAGTGCCCAGCCAGGAAGGGGTAAACAGAGAGGTCAAGCCGCGGACGCGGCGCAAGAAAGCCGCCGCCCAAAGTAGCGCGGGCCGCCCCGGCCGCCCGCCGGGGCGTCGCAACAGCATCAAAACCGAGGTGACCTTAACGCCCGAACTGACCCGCATCCAAACGATGGTCAAGCAGTTTTTGGCGGTGGTTGACCAACGACTCAAATTGACCTATCTGGTCTTGGACGGCCACTTCGGCAACAACAATGCCCTGCAAATGGTTCGGCAGTGCGGGCTGCACCTGGTTTCCAAATTGCGTCACGATGCCGCCCTGTATTTCCCCTACCAGGGGGACAACAAACGTTGTAAGTACGGCGCTAAGGTCGCCTATGACAACCTCCCGGCCAGCTGCTGGCAGCAGACGATCATCGACGACGGCGTCCACACCGACATCTATCAGGCTACCCTGCGCCACAAGGCGTTCGCCCAGCCGCTCAATGTGGTCATCCTGCTCAAAACAAGGCCGACCACCGGCGCGCAGGCCCGTGTGTTGTTGTTCACCAGCGACCTGGCCCTGAACTGGTCGCAGGTGCTAGAGTATTATCAACTGCGTTTTCAAATCGAGTTCAATTTCCGCGACGCCAAACAATACTGGGGTTTAGAGGACTTTATGAACGTCAAAAAGACCCCGGTGACCAATGCCATCAATCTGTCCTTCCTGATGGTCAACGTTTCTCAGGTGTTGTTACAGGACCTGCGGCGTGAAGACCCAGCGGTCAACGTGCTGGATTTGAAAGCTCATTATCGCGGCCATAAATACGTGGCCGAAGTGCTAAAATTGCTTCCGCAAAAACCAGACCCGGTTTTTACGGAAGCAATTTTCGACCGGATTTCCAGGTTGGGCAGGATTCATCCCCCTCAACCTGCCCTTTGCCCTTCGTGA
- a CDS encoding heavy metal translocating P-type ATPase, translating into MSEQKLPTIESAPDDPSCLALLDEAVAAQDGIVDVAVDTAGETVTFAYDPHRIEPGDIARLAHAIGPTLQDRWQTCTLRLEKRGGRACESCALALERQVGQLPGVRRATASFAGGVMAVHYDNALISPHDITRHAERFGAGVRPSAAVVPVGADVKPTPTPWLTPQKLQAILTAVTLVAMIAGWLAERSVTAPAWMATALFVVAYVAGGAFGLKGGLESLKARTIDIDLLMILAALGAAFVGEPFEGAMLLFLFSLSNTLQDFALDRTRNAIRALMKLRPNQADVYRGDRLVTLPIEQVRVGDRMLVKPGDRIALDGVVLTGAGSVDQASLTGESVPVYKQKGDPCFAGTINQDGSLEIGVTRLAKDSTIARLIQLVEEAQSEKAETQRFIDRFEQYYAVGVIVLTALVAAVPPLLLGHDFGAAFYTAMTVMVAASPCAIVISTPATVLSAIGNGARRGVLFKGGIHVENAATVKVVAFDKTGTLTVGKPEVTTVRLFDEEEKKNAKAQRREGADIGSLRLGDFALNSEIDLLRLAAAVEARSEHPLAKAVVAETEKRGIAIPEVTHFQSIAGHGVRGTVLDPVFGQVELHIGNPRYFATYDDGGGHLAAVTAIVNELEAEGQTSVIVAVGGGRRAPASEPLPIHFLGVIGLADAIRPDAPAVIRELKQAGVARVIMLTGDNRRVADRIAAAVGVDEAFADLLPEDKVTAIRHIRDTYGPVAMVGDGVNDAPALAAATLGIAMGAAGTDVALETADVVLMADDLRNIPYVIRLSRATRRTLMINLGFALFMIGLMLVAIFARDLPLPLAVIGHEGGTVLVSLNGLRLLGYRDR; encoded by the coding sequence ATGTCTGAGCAGAAATTGCCAACCATCGAATCCGCGCCTGACGACCCCTCCTGCCTGGCGCTGCTCGACGAGGCCGTCGCCGCACAGGACGGCATCGTCGACGTCGCCGTGGACACGGCCGGCGAAACGGTGACCTTCGCCTATGATCCGCACCGCATTGAGCCGGGCGACATAGCTCGCCTGGCCCATGCGATCGGCCCCACGCTGCAAGATCGCTGGCAAACCTGCACCCTGCGGCTGGAGAAGCGCGGCGGCCGGGCCTGCGAGTCGTGCGCCCTGGCTCTGGAGCGGCAGGTGGGCCAACTGCCCGGTGTGCGGCGGGCCACGGCCAGCTTTGCCGGCGGCGTCATGGCCGTCCATTACGACAATGCCCTCATCTCGCCCCACGACATCACCCGCCACGCCGAACGGTTTGGCGCCGGTGTTCGCCCCTCGGCCGCCGTCGTGCCCGTGGGGGCCGATGTCAAACCCACCCCGACCCCCTGGCTAACGCCCCAGAAGCTCCAGGCCATCTTGACCGCCGTCACCCTTGTCGCCATGATCGCCGGCTGGCTGGCCGAGCGCAGCGTGACCGCGCCGGCCTGGATGGCGACGGCCCTCTTCGTCGTGGCCTACGTGGCCGGCGGCGCGTTCGGCCTGAAGGGCGGCCTCGAGTCGCTCAAGGCCCGCACCATCGACATCGACCTGCTGATGATCCTGGCCGCGCTGGGCGCGGCCTTCGTCGGCGAGCCGTTCGAGGGGGCCATGCTGCTCTTCCTCTTCTCGCTCTCCAACACGCTGCAAGACTTCGCCCTCGACCGCACCCGCAACGCCATTCGCGCCCTGATGAAGCTGCGGCCGAACCAGGCCGACGTCTACCGTGGCGACCGGCTGGTGACGCTGCCCATCGAGCAGGTGCGCGTCGGCGACCGGATGCTGGTGAAGCCCGGCGACCGCATCGCCCTCGACGGCGTGGTGCTGACCGGGGCCGGCAGCGTCGATCAGGCGTCGCTGACCGGCGAATCGGTGCCCGTCTACAAGCAGAAGGGCGATCCCTGCTTTGCCGGGACGATCAACCAGGACGGCAGCCTGGAGATTGGGGTCACCCGGCTGGCCAAGGATTCGACCATCGCCCGCCTCATCCAACTGGTGGAGGAGGCCCAGAGCGAGAAGGCCGAGACGCAACGCTTCATCGACCGCTTCGAGCAATATTACGCCGTGGGGGTCATCGTCCTGACGGCGTTGGTGGCCGCCGTGCCGCCGCTGTTGCTGGGCCACGACTTCGGCGCCGCTTTCTACACGGCCATGACCGTGATGGTCGCCGCCTCGCCCTGCGCCATCGTCATCAGTACCCCGGCCACCGTCCTGTCGGCCATCGGCAATGGGGCGCGGCGCGGCGTGCTGTTCAAGGGCGGCATCCACGTCGAGAACGCGGCCACGGTGAAGGTCGTCGCCTTCGACAAGACGGGCACGCTGACGGTCGGCAAGCCGGAAGTGACGACCGTGCGGCTATTTGATGAGGAAGAGAAGAAAAACGCCAAGGCGCAAAGACGCGAAGGGGCAGACATCGGGTCTTTGCGTCTTGGCGACTTTGCGTTGAATTCTGAGATCGATCTGCTGCGCCTGGCCGCGGCCGTGGAGGCCCGCAGCGAGCACCCGTTGGCCAAAGCGGTGGTGGCCGAGACCGAGAAGCGGGGCATCGCCATCCCGGAGGTGACCCACTTCCAGTCCATCGCCGGGCATGGCGTGCGCGGCACGGTGCTCGATCCGGTCTTCGGCCAGGTGGAACTCCACATCGGCAACCCGCGCTACTTCGCCACCTACGACGACGGCGGCGGCCATTTGGCGGCGGTGACAGCCATCGTCAACGAGTTGGAGGCTGAGGGGCAAACCAGCGTGATCGTAGCCGTGGGTGGTGGCCGGCGCGCGCCGGCGAGCGAGCCGTTGCCAATCCACTTCCTGGGCGTCATCGGTCTGGCCGACGCCATCCGCCCCGACGCCCCGGCCGTCATCCGCGAGCTAAAGCAGGCCGGCGTGGCGCGAGTGATCATGCTGACCGGCGACAACCGGCGCGTGGCCGACCGCATCGCCGCCGCCGTGGGGGTCGATGAGGCCTTCGCCGACCTGCTGCCGGAGGACAAGGTGACGGCCATCCGCCACATCCGCGATACCTACGGCCCGGTGGCGATGGTGGGCGACGGGGTGAATGACGCCCCGGCGCTGGCCGCGGCCACGCTGGGCATTGCCATGGGCGCGGCGGGTACCGACGTGGCCCTGGAGACGGCCGACGTGGTGCTGATGGCCGACGACCTGCGCAACATCCCCTACGTCATCCGCCTGAGCCGGGCCACGCGCCGTACGCTGATGATCAATCTGGGCTTTGCCCTGTTCATGATCGGCCTGATGCTCGTCGCCATCTTCGCCCGCGACTTGCCATTGCCGCTGGCGGTCATCGGCCACGAGGGTGGGACGGTACTGGTGTCGTTGAATGGGTTGCGATTGCTCGGTTATCGGGATCGGTAA
- a CDS encoding DnaD domain-containing protein has product MMPGSKMQGFPGFPDGKQRLTPIPNLFFSDLMPTIDNLAELKVTLYAFWSLGQREGEVRYLRLPDFMNDPVLLKAMGGAGIQSGVETLLDGIERAVARGTFLQVNVEGADGQMELYFLNTERGRAAVDGITRGEWRPSPDDEQPITLMVERPNIFVLYEQNIGALTPMIADELREAEKSYPPRWIEEAIKLAVTNNVRRWRYVQSILERWRQEGRQDALGQRDSQRNLQRQIPSEYDDLVQR; this is encoded by the coding sequence ATGATGCCCGGATCGAAAATGCAGGGTTTTCCCGGCTTCCCCGATGGGAAGCAGCGGCTCACGCCCATCCCTAACCTGTTCTTCAGCGACCTGATGCCCACCATCGACAACCTGGCCGAACTGAAGGTGACCCTCTACGCCTTCTGGTCGCTGGGCCAGCGCGAGGGCGAGGTGCGCTATCTGCGTCTGCCCGACTTTATGAACGACCCCGTGCTGCTCAAGGCGATGGGCGGGGCGGGCATCCAGTCCGGTGTCGAGACGCTGCTGGACGGCATCGAGCGCGCCGTGGCCCGCGGCACGTTCCTGCAAGTCAACGTAGAGGGCGCTGACGGGCAGATGGAACTCTATTTCCTCAATACGGAGCGCGGCCGGGCGGCCGTCGACGGCATCACCCGTGGCGAATGGCGGCCCTCGCCCGACGATGAACAGCCGATCACCCTCATGGTGGAGCGGCCCAATATCTTCGTGCTCTACGAACAAAACATCGGCGCGTTGACGCCGATGATCGCCGACGAACTGCGCGAGGCGGAGAAGAGCTATCCGCCGCGCTGGATCGAAGAGGCCATTAAGCTGGCCGTCACCAACAACGTTCGCCGTTGGCGCTACGTCCAGAGTATCCTGGAGCGCTGGCGGCAGGAAGGCAGGCAAGATGCGCTCGGCCAACGAGATTCTCAGCGCAACCTACAACGGCAAATCCCGTCCGAATATGACGACCTCGTCCAGCGTTGA
- a CDS encoding replicative DNA helicase, which yields MDTIEERLPPHSVEAEEAVLGSLLIDPDAIFEIANFLRPEAFYRAQNRWIFESILALSERRVPLDVVTLIEELRRREQLDEIGGEATVISLLNAVPTSINVEAYGKMVEAASIRRNLILAAGSIAKLAYNEAEDIDVVLDRSEHALFSISEQRTNRDLRPVKEIAGEYLERIELLRERGDEFIGIPTGFTDLDRMLSGLNKSDLVIIAARPSMGKTALQNSIALNAARRYDKRVAMFNLEMSGEQLVQRMIATETRIDSQRLRRGDLADHEWAIFLESLGRLSESRLFIDDTPSITPMQLRTKCRRLYAEHGLDMVMIDYLQLMSAEHPTNNRVQEVSEISRELKGLAREFDVPVVAAAQLSRAVEQRQNKRPMLSDLRDSGCLTGDTLITLADSGDRVPIRQLVGRSDVAVWAVNPLTYQIERAVVSNAFSTGVKESFRLTTRIGHTIRATANHLFLTVGGWQRLDELAAGAYIALPRRVPAGNRARTMRDAELALLGHLIGDGCTLPRHTIQYTTKECDLAEMVVGLAQSLFGQEVRPRINQERSWYQVYLTSTRHHTHGTRSAVSEWLDSYGIWGLRSYEKRVPDQLFRQDDLGIALFLRHLWSTDGCIRMTWGKSPRPAIYYASSSKQLARDVQSLLLRLGINAILKESPQGNRGRPQYHVIVTGKTDVITFATHIGAVNPARQERMDEILAYIENRAANTNRDVIPQPAWDLFVRPAMEVAGVSQRALYAGIGTAYGGTTIMKQNMSRERAARVAQAAKSAELQTLAESDIYWDQIVSIEPDAVEEVFDLTVPGVHNFVADDIIVHNSIEQDADVVMFIYRDDYYNPDSTERPNIAEISVAKHRNGPTGTIDLFWHGKLATFRNLHRQEIEL from the coding sequence ATGGACACCATCGAAGAACGTCTACCACCCCACAGCGTCGAGGCCGAGGAAGCCGTCCTCGGGTCGCTGCTCATTGATCCCGACGCCATCTTCGAGATCGCCAACTTCCTGCGCCCCGAGGCCTTCTACCGGGCGCAAAACCGCTGGATTTTCGAGTCCATTCTGGCCCTCAGTGAACGCCGTGTACCCCTCGACGTGGTGACGCTGATCGAAGAGCTGCGCCGTCGCGAGCAACTGGACGAGATCGGCGGCGAAGCGACGGTCATCAGCCTGCTCAACGCCGTGCCGACCTCGATCAACGTTGAGGCCTACGGCAAGATGGTCGAGGCGGCGTCGATCCGCCGCAACCTCATTCTGGCCGCCGGCTCCATCGCCAAGCTGGCCTATAACGAGGCCGAAGACATCGACGTCGTCCTCGACCGCTCGGAGCACGCGCTGTTCAGCATCAGCGAACAGCGCACCAACCGCGACCTGCGGCCGGTCAAGGAGATCGCCGGCGAATACCTGGAGCGCATCGAGCTATTGCGCGAGCGGGGCGACGAGTTCATCGGCATCCCCACCGGCTTCACCGACCTGGATCGGATGCTGAGCGGGCTGAACAAATCGGACCTGGTCATCATCGCCGCCCGCCCCAGCATGGGCAAGACGGCGCTGCAAAACTCAATCGCCCTCAACGCCGCCCGCCGCTACGACAAGCGCGTGGCGATGTTCAATCTGGAAATGTCGGGCGAGCAACTGGTGCAGCGCATGATCGCCACCGAGACGCGCATCGATTCGCAGCGGCTGCGGCGCGGCGACCTGGCCGACCACGAATGGGCCATCTTCCTGGAGTCGCTCGGCCGCCTGTCGGAGTCGCGCCTGTTCATCGACGACACGCCGTCGATCACGCCCATGCAATTGCGCACCAAGTGCCGCCGCCTCTACGCCGAGCATGGCCTCGACATGGTGATGATCGACTATCTGCAATTGATGTCGGCCGAGCACCCCACCAACAACCGTGTACAGGAAGTCAGCGAAATCTCGCGCGAACTGAAGGGGTTGGCTCGCGAGTTCGACGTGCCCGTCGTGGCCGCTGCGCAGCTCAGCCGGGCGGTGGAGCAACGGCAGAACAAGCGGCCGATGCTATCGGATTTGCGCGACTCAGGTTGTCTTACGGGTGACACGCTGATCACCCTGGCCGATTCCGGCGACCGCGTTCCGATTCGTCAACTCGTCGGCCGGAGCGATGTGGCTGTATGGGCGGTTAACCCGTTAACCTATCAAATCGAGCGGGCTGTGGTGAGCAACGCTTTTTCGACAGGGGTCAAGGAGTCCTTCCGCCTGACAACTCGTATCGGCCATACAATCCGGGCGACGGCCAACCATTTGTTCCTTACGGTTGGTGGTTGGCAACGATTGGATGAATTGGCCGCGGGAGCGTATATCGCTCTGCCGCGCCGTGTTCCAGCCGGGAATCGCGCACGAACGATGCGTGATGCCGAATTGGCCCTACTCGGTCATTTGATCGGCGACGGCTGCACCTTGCCACGTCATACCATCCAGTACACCACGAAAGAATGCGATCTGGCGGAAATGGTTGTGGGATTGGCGCAATCCCTGTTCGGTCAGGAAGTGCGCCCTCGTATCAACCAAGAACGCAGCTGGTACCAGGTCTATCTCACTTCCACCCGGCACCATACTCACGGCACACGCTCCGCCGTGAGTGAATGGCTCGATTCGTATGGCATTTGGGGCTTGCGCTCATACGAAAAGCGCGTACCTGACCAACTGTTCCGCCAGGATGATTTGGGGATCGCCCTATTTCTGCGGCACTTATGGAGCACCGACGGCTGCATCCGCATGACCTGGGGCAAGAGTCCCCGGCCGGCAATCTATTATGCTTCGAGTAGTAAGCAGTTGGCTCGTGACGTGCAATCGCTTTTGCTGCGCCTGGGAATCAACGCGATCCTGAAAGAGTCTCCTCAGGGTAATCGAGGTCGCCCGCAATATCACGTCATCGTGACCGGTAAAACCGACGTTATCACATTCGCCACGCACATTGGGGCCGTAAACCCCGCGCGTCAGGAACGAATGGATGAGATTCTGGCTTACATTGAAAATCGGGCAGCAAATACAAACCGCGACGTGATCCCGCAACCGGCATGGGATTTGTTCGTTCGTCCGGCGATGGAAGTGGCAGGAGTCAGCCAGCGCGCGCTCTATGCCGGGATCGGGACTGCCTATGGCGGAACCACGATCATGAAGCAAAACATGAGCCGAGAACGGGCGGCGCGGGTGGCCCAGGCAGCAAAGTCGGCCGAGCTTCAAACGCTGGCCGAGAGCGACATTTATTGGGATCAGATCGTGTCTATCGAACCGGACGCAGTGGAAGAAGTCTTCGATTTAACCGTTCCCGGCGTCCATAACTTCGTGGCCGACGATATCATCGTTCACAACTCTATCGAGCAGGACGCCGACGTCGTCATGTTCATCTACCGCGACGACTACTACAACCCCGATTCGACCGAACGGCCGAACATCGCCGAGATCAGCGTCGCCAAACACCGCAATGGTCCCACCGGCACGATTGACCTGTTCTGGCACGGCAAACTGGCGACATTCCGCAACCTCCACCGGCAAGAGATTGAGTTATAA
- a CDS encoding ATP-binding protein translates to MRSANEILSATYNGKSRPNMTTSSSVENGRRDGGDPLGDGGIGKPDCPHCGGLGYVVAATGSNAGRAVVCVCRAAEQEQSRLDGLMRLSQIGALAHCTFESFLPEGHGLAQNRRRNLQTAFDTARQYAEKPQGWLILKGGYGCGKTHLAAAIANRQLDTGRAVLFVNTPDLLDHLRATFNPESTVSYDERFDQVRNSPLLILDDLGTQSNSEWAGEKLYQILNYRYNAKLPTVITTNLDLEAIEIRVRSRLVDLGLSQIVHILAPDFRRAGGDDHSDLSTLSLHADKTFDTFDPRERELPKPQADNLHRALQLAMSFAEEPKGWLVFNSTAFGNGKTHLAAAIANYVSNAGEPVLFVVVPDLLDYLRASFSPSSQTRLDKRFDEVRNAPLLVLDDLGTESATAWAREKLYQLFSHRYNANLPTVITTAVPIEQLDPRLESRMLDGNRSTFFVLEAPSYRGKGGRPRKSGQRRS, encoded by the coding sequence ATGCGCTCGGCCAACGAGATTCTCAGCGCAACCTACAACGGCAAATCCCGTCCGAATATGACGACCTCGTCCAGCGTTGAGAATGGCCGCCGCGACGGCGGCGATCCTCTCGGCGACGGCGGCATCGGCAAGCCGGATTGCCCCCATTGCGGCGGCCTGGGTTACGTCGTGGCCGCCACGGGATCGAACGCCGGCCGCGCCGTGGTCTGCGTGTGCCGCGCCGCCGAACAGGAGCAATCCCGGCTCGATGGCCTCATGCGCCTCAGCCAGATCGGCGCGCTGGCCCATTGCACCTTCGAGAGCTTTCTGCCCGAGGGGCACGGGCTGGCCCAGAACCGCCGCCGCAATCTGCAAACGGCCTTCGATACGGCGCGCCAATACGCCGAAAAGCCGCAGGGCTGGCTCATCCTGAAGGGCGGCTACGGCTGCGGCAAGACCCACCTGGCCGCGGCCATCGCCAACCGCCAACTGGACACCGGGCGGGCGGTGCTGTTCGTCAACACGCCCGACCTGCTCGACCACCTGCGGGCCACGTTCAACCCCGAATCGACCGTCAGCTACGACGAGCGCTTCGACCAGGTGCGCAATTCGCCGCTGCTCATCCTCGACGATCTGGGCACACAGAGCAACAGCGAATGGGCCGGCGAAAAGCTCTATCAAATCCTCAATTACCGCTACAACGCCAAGCTGCCGACGGTCATCACCACCAATCTGGACCTGGAAGCCATTGAGATCCGCGTGCGCTCGCGTCTGGTCGATCTCGGCCTGTCGCAAATCGTCCACATCCTGGCCCCCGACTTCCGCCGGGCGGGCGGCGACGATCATTCGGATCTATCGACGCTGAGCCTCCACGCCGACAAGACCTTCGACACGTTCGATCCGCGCGAGCGCGAACTGCCCAAGCCCCAGGCCGACAACCTGCACCGAGCGCTGCAACTGGCGATGTCTTTTGCCGAAGAGCCGAAGGGCTGGCTGGTATTCAACAGCACGGCCTTCGGCAACGGCAAGACCCATCTGGCGGCGGCCATCGCCAACTACGTCAGCAATGCCGGCGAGCCGGTGCTGTTCGTCGTCGTGCCCGATCTGCTCGATTACCTGCGGGCATCCTTCAGCCCCAGCAGCCAGACCCGATTGGACAAGCGCTTCGACGAAGTGCGCAACGCCCCGCTACTGGTGCTGGACGATCTGGGCACGGAGAGCGCCACGGCCTGGGCGCGCGAAAAGCTGTACCAGTTGTTCAGCCATCGCTACAACGCCAACCTGCCGACGGTCATCACCACCGCCGTGCCCATCGAGCAACTCGACCCACGGCTGGAGTCGCGGATGCTCGACGGCAACCGCAGCACGTTCTTCGTGCTGGAAGCGCCCAGCTATCGGGGGAAGGGCGGGCGGCCGCGGAAGAGTGGTCAGCGGCGCTCCTAG
- the icd gene encoding isocitrate dehydrogenase (NADP(+)): MPFQNIQVPAGEKITYSNGRLHVPDQPIVAFIEGDGIGIDITPASIMVWDAAVEKAYGGRRKIAWMEIYAGEKAAAKYDGNYMPEETFDAMREYIVGIKGPLTTPIGGGFRSLNVTLRQVLDLYACVRPVRYIEGTPSPMKHPEKMNIVIYRENTEDVYSGVEWEADTEEAKAIIAFMNDKLGKNVRAGSAIGIKPVSEFGSKRLVRQAIQYAIDHRRPSVTLVHKGNIMKFTEGAFKNWGYEVATQEFGEWTVTEDDLWNKYDGKAPAGKVVVNDRIADNMLQQMITRTDEYSVLATLNLNGDYISDAAAAQVGGLGMAPGGNIGDGVALFEATHGTAPKYAGKDMVNPGSLILSGAMMLEYMGWQEAADLVESAMAKTIQNKVVTYDLHRQIEGATKVSSSGFAKAIVGNM; encoded by the coding sequence ATGCCTTTTCAGAACATTCAAGTGCCCGCCGGCGAAAAAATCACCTATAGCAACGGCCGGCTCCACGTGCCCGATCAGCCTATCGTCGCCTTCATCGAGGGGGACGGCATCGGCATCGACATAACGCCCGCTTCCATCATGGTATGGGACGCGGCTGTCGAGAAAGCTTACGGCGGCCGTCGTAAGATCGCCTGGATGGAGATCTACGCCGGCGAAAAAGCGGCCGCGAAGTATGACGGCAACTACATGCCCGAAGAGACCTTCGACGCCATGCGCGAGTACATCGTGGGCATCAAGGGGCCGCTGACCACGCCCATCGGCGGCGGCTTCCGCAGCCTCAACGTGACGCTGCGCCAGGTGCTCGACCTCTACGCCTGCGTGCGCCCCGTGCGCTACATCGAGGGCACGCCCAGCCCCATGAAGCACCCGGAGAAGATGAACATCGTCATCTACCGCGAGAATACCGAAGACGTCTACTCCGGCGTGGAGTGGGAGGCCGACACCGAAGAGGCCAAGGCCATCATCGCCTTTATGAACGACAAGCTGGGCAAGAACGTGCGCGCCGGGTCGGCCATCGGCATCAAGCCGGTCAGCGAATTCGGCAGCAAGCGGCTGGTGCGCCAGGCCATCCAGTACGCCATCGACCACCGGCGGCCGTCGGTGACGCTGGTGCACAAGGGCAACATTATGAAGTTCACCGAGGGCGCCTTCAAGAACTGGGGCTACGAGGTGGCGACGCAGGAGTTCGGCGAGTGGACGGTGACCGAGGATGACCTGTGGAACAAGTATGACGGGAAGGCCCCGGCCGGCAAGGTGGTCGTCAACGACCGCATCGCCGACAACATGCTGCAACAGATGATCACCCGCACCGACGAGTATAGCGTGCTGGCGACGCTGAACCTGAACGGCGACTACATCAGCGACGCCGCCGCGGCCCAGGTCGGCGGGCTGGGCATGGCCCCCGGCGGCAACATCGGCGACGGCGTGGCCCTGTTCGAGGCCACCCACGGCACGGCCCCCAAGTACGCCGGCAAGGATATGGTCAACCCCGGCAGCCTCATCCTGAGCGGGGCGATGATGCTGGAGTACATGGGCTGGCAGGAAGCGGCCGACCTGGTGGAGAGCGCCATGGCCAAGACGATCCAGAACAAGGTCGTGACCTATGATCTGCACCGGCAGATTGAGGGGGCGACGAAGGTTAGTAGCTCGGGGTTTGCTAAGGCGATTGTGGGGAATATGTAA
- a CDS encoding toxin-antitoxin system HicB family antitoxin, translated as MHEQLQTLAEQEAVSLNHYIVYALTRQATLA; from the coding sequence TTGCACGAGCAACTCCAAACCCTGGCCGAGCAAGAGGCCGTGTCGCTGAACCATTACATCGTCTATGCCCTGACGCGGCAGGCGACGCTGGCCTAA
- a CDS encoding bifunctional nuclease family protein: MIEVMIDSIRISLVSQYRIVLLREIDSERQLPIWIGPCEADAITIELQDVKVARPLTQDLLKNVIAELGGTVSHVLIKELNESVFHARLFINVKGERQAREIDCRPSDAIALAVRTKVPIFIAEEVMDVAGVEPEPDMQEVENGAIDAEVGKLDAFSDFLDTLDFDDFDAEDK; the protein is encoded by the coding sequence ATGATCGAGGTAATGATCGATAGCATCCGCATCAGTCTGGTATCGCAATATCGCATTGTGCTGTTGCGCGAGATCGATAGCGAACGCCAGCTGCCCATCTGGATTGGCCCGTGCGAGGCCGATGCCATCACCATCGAATTGCAAGACGTCAAGGTGGCGCGACCGCTGACCCAGGATTTGCTCAAGAACGTCATCGCCGAACTGGGCGGAACCGTTTCCCACGTGTTGATCAAAGAGTTGAACGAAAGCGTCTTCCATGCCCGCCTGTTCATCAACGTCAAGGGCGAGCGGCAGGCGCGGGAGATCGATTGCCGGCCCTCGGACGCCATCGCCCTGGCCGTGCGCACCAAAGTGCCCATCTTCATCGCCGAAGAGGTCATGGACGTGGCCGGCGTCGAGCCGGAGCCGGACATGCAAGAGGTGGAGAACGGTGCCATCGACGCCGAAGTCGGCAAGCTCGACGCCTTCAGCGATTTTCTGGATACGCTGGATTTCGACGACTTCGACGCCGAAGACAAGTAA